In the Sarcophilus harrisii chromosome 1, mSarHar1.11, whole genome shotgun sequence genome, one interval contains:
- the ISCU gene encoding iron-sulfur cluster assembly enzyme ISCU, mitochondrial isoform X1 yields MAAAAAKAGLAGLRRAASVVCLRTRRPPLRELSAPARLYHKKVVDHYENPRNVGSLDKTSKNVGTGLVGAPACGDVMKLQIQVDEKGKIVDARFKTFGCGSAIASSSLATEWVKGKTVEEALTIKNTDIAKELCLPPVKLHCSMLAEDAIKAALADYKLKQGTPNKEEPEEKK; encoded by the exons ATGGCAGCAGCGGCGGCCAAGGCCGGATTGGCAGGGCTGAGGCGAGCGGCCTCGGTGGTGTGCCTGCGCACTCGTCGGCCGCCCCTCCGGGAGCTCTCGGCTCCGGCCCGCCTGTACCATAAGAAG GTGGTCGACCACTACGAGAACCCCAGAAACGTAGGGTCCCTGGACAAGACATCCAAAAATGTGGGCACGGGGCTGGTGGGGGCGCCGGCCTGCGGGGACGTCATGAAGCTGCAG ATCCAAGTGGATGAGAAAGGGAAGATTGTGGACGCCCGGTTCAAGACATTTGGCTGTGGCTCTGCCATCGCTTCAAGCTCCCTGGCCACCGAGTGGGTTAAAGGGAAAACG GTGGAAGAGGCCTTAACCATCAAGAACACGGACATTGCCAAGGAGCTGTGCCTCCCCCCGGTGAAGCTGCATTGCTCCA tGCTTGCTGAAGATGCAATCAAGGCTGCCCTGGCGGACTACAAACTGAAGCAGGGTACTCCAAATAAAGAGGAACCCGAGGAGAAGAAGTGA
- the ISCU gene encoding iron-sulfur cluster assembly enzyme ISCU, mitochondrial isoform X2, whose protein sequence is MPACQEPEAHPGKGTCCQPGSPHPHLILPFQVHLSLVVDHYENPRNVGSLDKTSKNVGTGLVGAPACGDVMKLQIQVDEKGKIVDARFKTFGCGSAIASSSLATEWVKGKTVEEALTIKNTDIAKELCLPPVKLHCSMLAEDAIKAALADYKLKQGTPNKEEPEEKK, encoded by the exons ATGCCAGCCTGCCAGGAACCCGAGGCTCACCCTGGGAAGGGGACTTGCTGTCAGCCTGGATCTCCTCACCCCCACCTCATCCTTCCGTTTCAGGTCCACCTGTCTCTG GTGGTCGACCACTACGAGAACCCCAGAAACGTAGGGTCCCTGGACAAGACATCCAAAAATGTGGGCACGGGGCTGGTGGGGGCGCCGGCCTGCGGGGACGTCATGAAGCTGCAG ATCCAAGTGGATGAGAAAGGGAAGATTGTGGACGCCCGGTTCAAGACATTTGGCTGTGGCTCTGCCATCGCTTCAAGCTCCCTGGCCACCGAGTGGGTTAAAGGGAAAACG GTGGAAGAGGCCTTAACCATCAAGAACACGGACATTGCCAAGGAGCTGTGCCTCCCCCCGGTGAAGCTGCATTGCTCCA tGCTTGCTGAAGATGCAATCAAGGCTGCCCTGGCGGACTACAAACTGAAGCAGGGTACTCCAAATAAAGAGGAACCCGAGGAGAAGAAGTGA